One window from the genome of Bdellovibrio sp. NC01 encodes:
- the alr gene encoding alanine racemase yields MDMFRRTFAEINLDHLAHNIRVLQKSFPEAPFLCPMVKANAYGHGDVQLARFLETLGIKHLGVCLIEEGLLLRNFGVKAEILVFRGFDREGAEKILQYRMTPVVTTWEQLDHLEAVADSAVSIHLKFDTGMNRLGFRPEEAQKLFDRLWQNKKIRVKALVTHLYNGEDAISENGDSATQLRAFNQAAQIFKPFDIFCHALNSAGILSLLQLNQDPNSSKTHPLRLQNWGLRPGLMIYGYNPLNDPKLVDLKPVMSLKSVVNTFRQLKVGEVVSYGGTWKAQRDSTIAVVPIGYADGYHRVLSNQAYALFNGVRVPLVGTICMDYLMLDVTDAVKGKDLSHFKDQEVILFGYDSTGAFLSPEELAGKAKSITWEMLTSVGERVPRVFVGSDANFVYENVGGE; encoded by the coding sequence ATGGATATGTTTCGAAGAACCTTCGCGGAAATTAACTTAGATCATCTGGCACACAACATTCGTGTGTTGCAGAAGTCATTTCCTGAAGCTCCGTTCTTGTGCCCGATGGTGAAAGCAAATGCTTATGGTCACGGCGACGTGCAACTTGCACGCTTTCTTGAAACTCTTGGAATCAAACATTTAGGTGTCTGTCTGATTGAAGAAGGTCTTTTACTTCGTAACTTCGGAGTGAAAGCAGAAATTTTGGTCTTCCGTGGTTTTGATCGCGAAGGTGCCGAAAAAATTCTGCAATACCGTATGACTCCGGTTGTGACGACATGGGAACAACTTGACCATCTTGAAGCGGTTGCGGATTCAGCAGTCAGTATTCATTTGAAATTTGATACAGGTATGAATCGTTTAGGATTCCGTCCTGAAGAAGCGCAAAAACTTTTTGATCGTTTATGGCAGAATAAAAAAATTCGTGTCAAAGCCTTGGTGACTCACTTGTATAACGGTGAAGATGCCATCAGTGAAAACGGTGATAGCGCGACTCAATTGCGTGCCTTCAATCAGGCTGCGCAAATTTTTAAACCTTTCGATATTTTCTGCCACGCTTTAAATAGCGCCGGCATTTTAAGTCTTTTGCAGTTGAATCAAGATCCCAACAGTTCAAAAACGCATCCACTGCGTTTACAAAACTGGGGTCTTCGTCCTGGTCTGATGATTTACGGTTACAACCCGTTGAATGATCCAAAACTTGTCGATTTAAAACCTGTGATGAGCTTGAAGTCCGTCGTAAACACATTCCGCCAATTAAAAGTGGGCGAAGTTGTTTCTTACGGTGGAACTTGGAAGGCGCAAAGAGACTCTACGATTGCTGTCGTACCGATAGGGTATGCAGACGGCTATCATCGTGTGCTGTCGAACCAAGCTTATGCTTTGTTCAACGGTGTGCGCGTGCCACTTGTTGGTACAATTTGTATGGACTATTTAATGTTGGACGTTACGGATGCAGTGAAGGGTAAAGACCTTTCACACTTCAAAGACCAAGAAGTCATCTTATTTGGTTACGACTCGACTGGAGCTTTCTTGTCGCCTGAAGAATTAGCAGGCAAGGCGAAAAGCATCACGTGGGAAATGCTCACGAGTGTCGGGGAGCGTGTGCCTCGCGTTTTCGTCGGCAGTGACGCCAACTTTGTGTATGAAAATGTCGGGGGAGAATAG
- a CDS encoding ABC transporter ATP-binding protein, which produces MKQESAVIMQDVKKSFDGGKDFVLKGINLEIPKGSLTAIIGFSGTGKSVMLKHLLGLFKPTSGYIEVLGQDISKLNEDQLTKFRCNFGVLFQSAALFDDMTVIENVCFPLFEHRRDLSESQVLRIAEQKLQDVGLDPKHYKKLPSQISGGMQKRTGLARALALDPEILIYDEPTTGLDPILTEMVDNLILSTHKLRPGTTSIMVSHDLSAAFRIADHIAMLDSGRVLLFGTPEDFFNTDIELVKRFVNKGMKHQ; this is translated from the coding sequence ATGAAACAAGAATCAGCCGTCATCATGCAAGATGTGAAAAAATCTTTCGACGGAGGCAAAGACTTCGTATTGAAAGGTATTAATTTAGAAATTCCAAAAGGTTCGCTGACAGCGATTATTGGTTTCTCAGGAACTGGTAAATCGGTGATGCTAAAGCACTTGTTGGGATTGTTTAAACCCACTTCGGGATATATCGAAGTTCTGGGGCAAGACATCAGCAAACTCAATGAAGATCAATTGACTAAGTTTCGTTGTAACTTCGGAGTTCTGTTTCAATCAGCAGCATTGTTCGACGATATGACTGTGATAGAAAACGTTTGTTTTCCTTTGTTTGAACATCGTCGTGATCTGTCTGAATCCCAAGTCTTACGTATTGCCGAACAAAAACTGCAAGACGTTGGTTTGGACCCAAAACATTATAAAAAACTTCCATCACAAATTTCGGGCGGTATGCAAAAGCGTACTGGTTTAGCACGTGCTCTCGCCCTAGATCCAGAAATTCTGATCTACGATGAGCCGACGACTGGATTAGATCCCATTCTGACTGAAATGGTGGATAATTTGATTCTGAGTACTCACAAATTAAGACCTGGAACGACGTCAATCATGGTTTCACATGATTTGTCCGCTGCGTTTAGGATTGCCGATCATATCGCGATGTTGGATAGTGGCCGGGTTTTACTATTTGGAACTCCAGAGGATTTCTTCAATACCGATATAGAACTGGTGAAGAGGTTCGTGAATAAAGGGATGAAACATCAATGA
- a CDS encoding MlaD family protein, which translates to MNWLRAAEFKVGLLVIVVGSLIAVMSMQVSDDPSYLGRSKKAWFLLPNAGGLVKNSAVRSAGIPVGVIKDIRLQDGQARIDITVKSDIPLTTSAAIEIKAQGILGDSHVEVYPGSPTDPPLSDNSQIMNIKSKGSLDSLMAEVGEVASSLKVVAKNLEEATSEDGTRKHILGRIVKNIETITDDLAHVTSQNKDKIGQIVDEIHDVTSSLQAIANDSSDKGFKKTWEHLSATVKNLDEVTAKINRGEGTIGKLVSDETTSEKVEQAIDGINDLVGAASRIQTAMDFRTEYLGTVGSWKSTIGVYIQPGLDRFYYLGVVDDPAGVVETTRTQTSGTTTSDITEKKTYENKIKFTLLFGKNFWDLTLRGGIIENGGGFGIDYYFFRRKLKLSTEFFDFTRTNWRTFATYYFYRGLYVDVGLNDALDKNGSRSGYVGAGLYLTNDDLKLLLTKGL; encoded by the coding sequence ATGAATTGGCTTCGTGCAGCTGAATTTAAAGTTGGCCTCTTAGTGATCGTCGTGGGATCTCTGATCGCCGTGATGTCGATGCAAGTCAGTGATGATCCGTCTTATCTTGGCCGTTCAAAAAAAGCTTGGTTCTTACTTCCAAATGCAGGTGGTCTGGTAAAAAACTCTGCGGTTCGTTCTGCGGGTATTCCTGTGGGCGTGATCAAAGACATCCGTTTGCAAGATGGCCAAGCTCGTATCGATATTACTGTTAAATCTGATATTCCGCTGACGACTTCAGCAGCCATCGAAATCAAAGCTCAAGGTATCTTGGGGGATTCTCACGTTGAGGTTTATCCAGGTTCACCAACAGATCCGCCATTAAGTGACAATTCGCAAATCATGAACATCAAATCCAAAGGTTCTTTGGACAGTTTGATGGCAGAAGTTGGCGAAGTCGCATCTTCTTTAAAAGTCGTAGCAAAAAATCTTGAAGAGGCGACATCAGAAGACGGGACTCGTAAACACATCTTGGGTCGTATCGTTAAAAACATCGAAACGATCACAGATGACTTGGCTCACGTGACGTCCCAAAACAAAGACAAGATTGGCCAAATCGTAGACGAAATCCACGACGTGACATCTTCGTTGCAAGCTATCGCCAACGACAGCAGCGACAAAGGTTTCAAAAAAACGTGGGAACATTTGTCAGCGACAGTTAAGAACTTGGACGAAGTCACAGCGAAAATTAATCGCGGTGAAGGTACGATCGGTAAACTTGTCAGCGATGAAACGACTTCAGAAAAAGTTGAACAGGCAATCGACGGCATCAACGACCTTGTGGGTGCTGCAAGCCGTATTCAAACAGCAATGGATTTCCGCACAGAGTACTTGGGTACGGTGGGCAGCTGGAAATCGACGATCGGTGTTTACATTCAGCCAGGTCTAGATCGTTTTTACTATCTAGGTGTTGTTGATGATCCAGCCGGTGTGGTTGAAACGACTCGTACACAAACTTCAGGTACGACGACATCTGACATCACTGAAAAGAAAACTTACGAAAACAAAATCAAATTCACTTTGTTGTTCGGTAAGAATTTCTGGGACCTTACACTTCGTGGCGGTATCATCGAAAACGGTGGTGGTTTCGGTATCGATTACTACTTCTTCCGTCGTAAGTTGAAACTTTCGACAGAGTTCTTCGACTTCACAAGAACGAACTGGCGTACATTTGCCACTTATTACTTCTATCGCGGTCTTTATGTTGACGTAGGTTTGAACGACGCTCTTGATAAGAACGGTTCTAGATCCGGTTATGTGGGAGCAGGTCTTTATCTTACCAACGACGACCTCAAACTTCTCTTAACCAAAGGCCTCTAG
- a CDS encoding GGDEF domain-containing protein — MNIRDHSSQFTIYVFTTDVDQGASAKVYLSQAGYDAFFFQDPEALETRLKENPPHILVFSTAALGGSLSDFVTHVQGINDEIRFIAISAIGQFDILAQYNNFGFVDVIADEPAALESRIVWSVDRACEKLYLTYQNEQLFDDLQSSKQQVEEVHKAAVTSMKNQPEVEKDNAAFSTKLGQYRSAQSKEDMIQKFLNNISGTMCVFFKYLPSVRSFVATHANGIPASDIQGVGCQLEQPDTKELGTQLAMGLLPARFNGMLVEAFHFNPPKALPLYAVQNLEGVFVYSGSLEKSETMHLTEEFSLFSLCYSHLALERKVDSLEVQDFVTELHNRNYYVKILADEVSRARRLKQPVSVVKVAMDDFYEIESSLGEAVRDELLKSVATVIAKTSRSNDQSCRTAANEMAMILPHCSKKGAALRAERLRRIIEGTSFMENGMKVSISLGISEYPSLCDSAKSLDESASKALSHIVDKGGNKICLYKAPETHRPDFEVPAE, encoded by the coding sequence TTGAACATTCGTGATCATAGTTCTCAGTTTACGATTTATGTCTTCACCACAGATGTGGATCAGGGGGCTTCTGCGAAAGTGTACCTTTCGCAGGCTGGCTATGATGCGTTCTTTTTCCAAGATCCAGAAGCTCTTGAAACACGTTTGAAAGAAAATCCGCCACACATCCTGGTGTTTTCAACGGCCGCTTTGGGTGGTTCACTTTCTGATTTCGTAACTCATGTTCAAGGTATCAACGATGAAATTCGTTTCATCGCAATTTCCGCAATCGGGCAGTTTGATATTCTGGCTCAGTACAATAATTTCGGTTTTGTGGATGTCATCGCTGATGAACCAGCGGCATTAGAATCGCGTATCGTGTGGTCTGTGGATCGTGCTTGCGAAAAATTGTATCTGACTTATCAAAACGAACAGCTTTTTGACGATCTTCAATCTAGCAAACAGCAGGTGGAAGAAGTTCACAAAGCCGCTGTGACAAGCATGAAAAATCAGCCGGAAGTTGAAAAAGACAACGCGGCTTTTTCAACGAAACTTGGGCAGTACCGTTCGGCCCAAAGCAAAGAAGACATGATTCAAAAATTCCTGAACAATATTTCAGGAACGATGTGTGTGTTTTTCAAATATCTTCCTTCAGTTCGTTCTTTCGTCGCGACTCACGCAAATGGAATTCCTGCCTCCGATATTCAGGGCGTAGGCTGTCAGCTTGAGCAACCCGATACAAAAGAATTGGGAACTCAGCTTGCGATGGGACTTTTACCAGCACGCTTTAATGGGATGTTGGTCGAGGCTTTTCATTTCAATCCACCGAAGGCGTTGCCTTTGTATGCAGTTCAAAATCTAGAAGGCGTGTTCGTTTATTCTGGGTCCTTAGAAAAATCCGAGACAATGCACCTGACGGAAGAGTTTTCTTTATTCTCGCTGTGTTACTCACATTTGGCGCTGGAAAGAAAAGTTGATTCCTTAGAGGTCCAAGATTTCGTTACAGAACTTCATAACCGAAATTACTATGTTAAAATTCTTGCGGATGAAGTTTCGCGCGCGCGTCGTTTGAAGCAACCGGTTTCAGTTGTAAAAGTCGCGATGGATGACTTTTATGAGATCGAATCATCTTTGGGTGAAGCGGTCAGAGACGAATTGCTTAAATCAGTAGCGACTGTCATTGCTAAGACAAGTCGTTCCAACGATCAAAGCTGCCGTACTGCTGCGAATGAGATGGCGATGATTTTGCCTCATTGCTCCAAAAAGGGAGCCGCTCTTCGTGCAGAAAGACTTCGTCGCATTATTGAGGGGACATCCTTCATGGAAAACGGTATGAAGGTTTCCATTAGTTTGGGAATCAGTGAATACCCTTCGTTGTGTGATTCAGCGAAGTCATTGGATGAATCCGCAAGCAAAGCCTTAAGCCACATTGTTGATAAAGGTGGCAATAAGATTTGCTTGTACAAAGCACCAGAAACTCACCGCCCGGATTTTGAAGTCCCGGCGGAATAG
- a CDS encoding ABC transporter permease — protein sequence MTIAERAVGVVAWVGDVVITTIRNFISETGKIMIFFQESVRLIFAKPSRFAEIIKHMEFIGNQSIGIISLTGAFTGLALSLQIYLGFKMFNAVNMVGPVVALGITRELGPVLTGLIVAARAGGAMAARLGTMRVNEQIDALDVMGVNTKQYLISPRMVAAVICMPLLTAVFDFVAMLGSWFLCVKMVQLDEAVFWQKIKDLIEVKHINEGLFKAAIFGLFFALICTYRGFNTTGGAKGVGDATNQGVVQSMVSIIILDYFLTNLIRMYYLLMGIS from the coding sequence ATGACAATTGCAGAACGCGCTGTCGGTGTTGTCGCTTGGGTCGGTGATGTCGTGATTACGACGATCAGAAATTTTATTTCTGAAACGGGTAAGATCATGATCTTTTTCCAAGAAAGTGTGCGCCTTATTTTTGCAAAGCCTTCACGTTTTGCCGAAATCATCAAGCACATGGAGTTTATCGGTAACCAATCTATCGGTATCATCAGTTTGACAGGGGCCTTTACCGGACTGGCTCTATCGCTGCAAATTTACTTGGGCTTTAAAATGTTCAACGCTGTGAACATGGTTGGTCCCGTCGTTGCGTTGGGGATCACTCGCGAACTGGGGCCGGTATTAACTGGTTTGATCGTTGCTGCTCGTGCGGGCGGAGCGATGGCGGCGCGCTTGGGAACAATGCGCGTGAATGAACAGATTGATGCGCTTGATGTGATGGGCGTAAATACCAAACAATATTTGATCTCTCCACGTATGGTGGCAGCAGTTATCTGTATGCCATTGTTGACGGCGGTATTCGATTTCGTCGCGATGCTTGGTAGTTGGTTCTTATGCGTGAAGATGGTGCAACTTGATGAAGCCGTTTTCTGGCAGAAAATTAAAGATCTTATCGAAGTGAAACACATCAACGAAGGCTTGTTCAAAGCAGCGATCTTCGGTTTGTTCTTTGCTTTAATTTGTACGTACCGTGGTTTCAATACAACGGGCGGTGCAAAAGGTGTCGGCGATGCGACTAACCAAGGCGTCGTACAAAGCATGGTTTCAATTATTATTCTGGATTATTTCTTAACGAATTTGATCCGTATGTACTATTTGTTGATGGGGATCTCGTAG
- a CDS encoding ATP-binding protein encodes MKVKLLAVLIAVAAIFIGAVLWRTDSFVYSDRMSWVEAQTRTQLGSMNNALSTELKSLQRVVSTFNAENFHKDKFNWTSVAPYYAAGSFLVTNGEFEPQNLLTKENSKAANWTKEFVKSALGKITDRTNDLRYFVKPFQDNNRGRYVALVYLEGNKAYALIGNGEIFQSLIDAQRGSLSSFSIVTSTGLTVGHSVPEYLGTVMRDDPFFKEAQKSSASHGGGTFKLANGQELYGMFEQVPGSNLLVISSAPLAETMKGRTGLWWQFLLMGCGLVMVGIAGILLVVSPAEKEIESLEEQLQAAKMKAPATVPVEKTVTIDPEATQKEKVQTSMRVASALAHEMRGPLTSILGYSQMILAKASDSEVTSSTDSILRETRAARDVLDKLLGYAGEEIMDKNSTKVEGPLSRALKNLDPMFVSKGVKITRNFAETAPIDLHIEALAKAFENILTNSVEAMERMPKKEIKIDLAEDDTFVTLSVEDCGEGIEPQNLQKIFDPFFTTRSFHNHMGLGLSVAFGVLKEHNAEVTVDSERGKGTKTTIRFKKPEAAIAPMKAPAHEEPEVEEVVIAQTLPQLKEESPAREEAVAHFEEVQEQAAAAEVAKASNSPLDVNIENLLELPAMQELPETQNVLNDDKTPVVEFAEATAELAGANAPAGASANLMVDDELTPVNFVNAPTMTAKPRTSKLDTYQVEIRRPGKRI; translated from the coding sequence ATGAAAGTAAAACTTCTCGCAGTCTTGATCGCAGTCGCTGCCATTTTTATTGGCGCGGTCTTGTGGCGTACAGACAGCTTCGTTTACAGCGATCGCATGAGCTGGGTTGAAGCACAAACACGAACGCAACTTGGTTCCATGAACAATGCTTTAAGCACGGAACTAAAATCTCTGCAAAGAGTCGTTTCAACATTCAACGCTGAAAATTTCCATAAAGACAAATTCAATTGGACTTCAGTGGCGCCGTACTACGCCGCAGGTTCTTTTCTTGTTACAAACGGTGAGTTCGAACCACAAAATTTATTAACGAAAGAAAATTCTAAAGCAGCCAACTGGACAAAAGAGTTCGTTAAATCCGCTCTTGGTAAAATCACGGATCGCACAAATGATTTGCGCTATTTCGTAAAACCATTCCAAGACAATAACCGCGGTCGTTATGTGGCGTTGGTTTATCTGGAAGGCAACAAAGCCTACGCACTTATTGGCAACGGCGAAATTTTTCAATCATTGATCGATGCCCAACGTGGTTCATTGAGTTCGTTTTCAATCGTGACGTCGACAGGTTTGACAGTGGGTCACTCTGTTCCTGAATACTTGGGCACAGTGATGCGCGATGATCCGTTTTTCAAAGAAGCACAAAAAAGTTCTGCAAGCCACGGTGGCGGAACTTTCAAATTAGCAAACGGCCAAGAACTTTACGGCATGTTTGAACAAGTGCCTGGCAGTAACTTGTTGGTAATCAGCTCAGCACCTCTGGCGGAAACAATGAAGGGTCGCACGGGCTTGTGGTGGCAGTTCTTGTTGATGGGTTGTGGTCTGGTGATGGTTGGTATTGCTGGCATCTTGTTGGTTGTATCGCCGGCTGAAAAAGAAATCGAAAGTCTTGAAGAACAATTGCAAGCCGCAAAAATGAAAGCGCCTGCAACTGTGCCGGTTGAAAAAACGGTGACGATTGACCCCGAAGCAACACAAAAAGAAAAAGTACAAACGTCAATGCGTGTGGCTTCGGCATTAGCGCATGAAATGCGCGGGCCTTTGACTTCGATCTTAGGTTATTCGCAAATGATCCTAGCAAAAGCATCTGACAGCGAAGTGACGTCAAGCACTGATTCGATCTTACGCGAAACGCGTGCTGCTCGCGATGTGCTTGATAAATTGTTGGGTTATGCGGGTGAAGAGATCATGGATAAAAATTCTACGAAAGTAGAAGGTCCACTTTCTCGTGCACTTAAAAATCTTGATCCCATGTTCGTCAGCAAAGGTGTCAAAATCACTCGCAACTTTGCAGAGACTGCTCCTATCGATTTGCATATTGAAGCCCTGGCCAAAGCTTTCGAAAACATTCTTACGAACAGCGTAGAAGCGATGGAAAGAATGCCGAAGAAAGAAATCAAAATCGATTTGGCAGAAGACGATACGTTTGTGACGTTGTCAGTTGAAGACTGTGGTGAAGGAATTGAACCACAAAATCTGCAAAAGATTTTCGATCCGTTCTTCACGACACGCTCTTTCCATAATCACATGGGCTTGGGTCTTTCCGTGGCGTTTGGTGTTTTGAAAGAACACAACGCCGAAGTGACAGTGGATTCAGAGCGCGGCAAAGGAACGAAAACAACAATTCGTTTCAAAAAACCAGAAGCCGCTATTGCCCCAATGAAAGCCCCAGCCCACGAGGAGCCAGAAGTGGAAGAAGTTGTGATCGCACAAACATTGCCACAGTTGAAAGAAGAATCTCCAGCACGCGAAGAAGCTGTTGCGCACTTTGAAGAAGTTCAAGAGCAAGCCGCGGCCGCCGAAGTGGCGAAAGCTTCGAATTCTCCGCTTGATGTGAATATTGAAAACCTCTTGGAGCTTCCAGCGATGCAAGAACTTCCTGAAACGCAAAATGTTTTGAATGATGATAAAACTCCTGTCGTAGAATTTGCTGAAGCAACGGCGGAGCTTGCTGGCGCAAATGCACCAGCAGGGGCTTCTGCAAATCTGATGGTTGATGATGAATTGACACCTGTAAATTTCGTGAATGCACCGACGATGACGGCAAAACCACGCACTTCAAAATTGGATACATACCAAGTTGAAATTCGTCGTCCTGGAAAGAGGATTTAA
- the nadB gene encoding L-aspartate oxidase, translating to MSTHRCDVLIIGSGTAGLALALKMAPLGKVIVLAKEKITDSNSEMSQGGIAAVMSDQDSYDSHVQDTLVAGAGLCHETVVRDYVNQAPDRIQDLINWGVHFDLRKKGGEETDEVDLTREGGHSFRRILHFEDQTGLEIHRKLLARVRENSNITLMDHFNAVDLIVNKEVDPSDMTPTTCVGCYALQTETGAVHTFVAKATVLATGGAGKVYLYTSNWSGATGDGIAMAYRVGARIANLEFMQFHPTCLYHKDSRNFLISEALRGEGGELINAKGEAFMKKYHPLGSLAPRDIVARSIDKEMKRAGSECVYLDMTKLDAEFLRHRFPTIYNTCLQFGIDITKQPIPVVPAAHYLCGGVVTDANGRTDVPGLWAIGETACTGLHGANRLASNSLLECLTTAHNCAEQLSINWNSLKVTQKEPKPWSHPEESNDDEMIVITAMWEEIRRLMWNYMGIVRSNKRLERAQHRLKNILEEVKEYYSNMKMHSDILELRNIAIVADLSVECALRRKESRGIHYNIDFPDKEPVPQDTIVVRGLI from the coding sequence ATGAGTACTCACCGCTGCGACGTTTTGATCATTGGTTCTGGCACTGCCGGACTTGCTCTCGCTCTGAAAATGGCTCCACTTGGAAAAGTCATTGTTCTTGCTAAAGAGAAAATCACAGATAGCAATTCCGAGATGTCCCAAGGGGGCATTGCTGCCGTTATGTCGGATCAAGACAGCTATGACTCTCACGTCCAGGATACTTTGGTTGCCGGAGCGGGTCTGTGCCACGAAACTGTGGTGCGCGATTATGTTAATCAAGCCCCTGATCGCATTCAGGATTTGATAAACTGGGGTGTTCATTTTGACCTTCGCAAAAAAGGTGGCGAAGAGACTGACGAAGTTGATTTGACGCGCGAAGGCGGGCATAGCTTCCGTCGCATCTTACACTTCGAAGATCAGACAGGTTTAGAAATCCATCGCAAACTTTTGGCGCGCGTGCGTGAAAATTCCAACATCACTTTGATGGATCACTTCAATGCGGTCGACTTGATCGTGAATAAAGAAGTCGATCCTTCAGATATGACTCCAACAACTTGCGTGGGTTGCTATGCTCTTCAGACCGAAACCGGCGCAGTGCACACTTTTGTGGCAAAAGCGACGGTTCTTGCGACAGGCGGAGCCGGCAAGGTTTATCTATACACTTCCAACTGGAGTGGCGCGACTGGCGACGGCATTGCGATGGCTTACCGTGTGGGCGCACGAATCGCGAATTTAGAATTCATGCAATTCCACCCGACTTGCCTTTATCACAAAGACTCTCGCAACTTTTTGATTTCGGAAGCCTTGCGCGGAGAAGGCGGCGAACTTATCAACGCCAAAGGTGAAGCTTTCATGAAAAAGTATCACCCACTTGGTTCGCTTGCTCCACGTGATATAGTAGCCCGTTCCATCGATAAAGAGATGAAGCGTGCAGGTTCTGAATGCGTGTACTTAGACATGACAAAACTTGATGCCGAATTCCTTCGCCATCGCTTCCCGACAATTTACAACACGTGTTTGCAATTCGGGATTGATATCACCAAACAACCCATCCCCGTTGTCCCAGCAGCACACTACTTATGCGGTGGCGTTGTCACGGATGCGAATGGTCGCACCGATGTTCCGGGCTTGTGGGCAATTGGCGAAACTGCTTGCACAGGTCTGCACGGAGCAAATCGCCTGGCTTCAAATTCTTTACTTGAATGCCTGACGACAGCTCATAACTGTGCTGAGCAATTAAGTATCAATTGGAATTCTTTAAAAGTGACACAAAAAGAACCTAAGCCGTGGTCGCATCCCGAAGAATCGAATGATGACGAAATGATCGTTATCACTGCGATGTGGGAAGAGATTCGCCGTTTGATGTGGAACTATATGGGGATTGTCCGCTCTAACAAACGTCTAGAACGCGCCCAGCACCGTCTGAAAAACATCTTGGAAGAAGTGAAAGAGTACTACTCCAACATGAAAATGCACTCGGACATTTTAGAACTCCGTAATATCGCGATCGTCGCGGATCTATCGGTAGAGTGTGCGCTTCGCCGTAAAGAATCACGCGGCATCCATTACAACATCGACTTTCCCGATAAAGAACCAGTACCCCAAGACACTATTGTCGTTCGCGGCTTGATCTAG
- a CDS encoding alpha/beta hydrolase — MYNRSEGFFNGYDGMKLFFQVWNNPNAKGTIIITHGHGEHSGSYHRVVDAFKNDSWTFYGWDLRGHGRSEGRRGFANSFSEYCDDYKIFLDMVLKDEKVKNGPVILLCHSMGALIELRTLIRNPDLKYTGIVVSSPLLGLAMEVPAIKAKAAGVLNKLLPQLTLGNEINNNMLTSDRDVIREFEQDSLRHTRMSSGVFLGMMESWDYVRPRANELKKPALFLLPEHDPVCSTPHAKEFYDHLGSSRKEIYIYPNAKHEVFNDVMRSSVFADLKKYLDSFVESK; from the coding sequence ATGTACAACAGATCAGAAGGTTTTTTTAACGGTTACGATGGCATGAAGCTGTTCTTTCAAGTTTGGAACAATCCAAACGCGAAAGGCACAATCATCATTACTCACGGACATGGTGAACACTCTGGCAGCTATCACCGCGTTGTTGATGCATTCAAAAACGATTCATGGACTTTTTACGGTTGGGATCTTCGTGGTCACGGTCGCTCAGAAGGTCGCCGTGGTTTTGCAAATTCATTTTCTGAATATTGCGATGACTACAAAATCTTTTTGGACATGGTTCTTAAAGATGAAAAAGTTAAAAACGGTCCTGTGATTTTGTTGTGTCACTCAATGGGTGCATTGATTGAACTTCGCACTTTGATTAGAAATCCAGATTTAAAATACACAGGCATCGTCGTTAGCTCCCCACTCTTGGGTCTTGCGATGGAAGTTCCCGCGATCAAAGCCAAAGCGGCAGGCGTGTTGAACAAACTTCTTCCGCAACTGACTCTTGGCAACGAAATCAACAATAACATGCTGACAAGCGATCGCGACGTGATCAGAGAATTCGAACAAGATTCTTTGCGCCACACACGCATGTCTTCAGGCGTGTTCTTAGGCATGATGGAATCTTGGGATTATGTTCGCCCCCGCGCGAATGAACTCAAGAAACCAGCGTTGTTCCTTTTGCCAGAGCACGATCCAGTATGCAGTACGCCTCATGCCAAAGAGTTCTATGACCACTTGGGCAGCTCACGAAAAGAAATTTACATTTACCCGAATGCAAAACATGAAGTCTTCAACGACGTGATGAGATCTTCTGTATTTGCCGATTTGAAAAAGTACCTAGACAGTTTTGTGGAGTCTAAATAA